A region of the Pseudarthrobacter phenanthrenivorans Sphe3 genome:
ACGCGCAGCACGGACTGCTGGGCTACTCGGGCGTGCTTAACGGACTGATGGCCATCGACGCCGGGCACGCCGCCGTCGGCATGGTCCGGGTGGAGGCCAACGACTTCACCGCGATCGGCAAGGCACTTGACGCGGGCGCCGTGGGGGTCATCGTTCCGCTGATCAACAACGCGGATGATGCCGCAGCCGCCGTGGCTGCCGCCAAGTACCCGCCGCTGGGCGGCCGCTCCTACGGGCCCATGCGCTCGGCCCTCCGGATCGGGCCGAAGCCCGCCGACGCGAACGCCACCACCCTGGTCTTCGCCATGATCGAGACGCCCGAAGGCCTGGCCAACGTCAAGGAAATCTGCGCCACCCCGGGCCTGGACGGCATCTACGTCGGTCCCTCTGACCTGGCGATCGCCGTGGGCGGGGCGTTCCCCGGGGACCCCGCCGTTGACGCCGAATTCAACGCCGCGCTGGAGACCATCGCCGAGGCCGCCGCCTCCGCCGGGATCGCCGCCGGCATCCACACGCCCGCCGGTTCCGTTGCAGCGCAGCGGCTCGCCCAGGGCTACACCTTTGCCACCATCGCCTCCGACCTGACGCACCTGGAACAGATCGCCAAGTCCCACCTCGACGCCGCCACCAAGAAGGACTAATTCCTATGCAGGACACCACCACCGACGCGTACAGCACCATCACCCCGGACGGGGCCGTGAAGCGGGCCGACGGCGCCGACTTCGCCTACCTGCCGGCCCCCACCGTTCAAAGCCACGCGGCCAACCTGCTCACCCTGCCGGACGGCCGCCTCGGCTGCGTATGGTTTGGCGGCACACAGGAAGGCGTGCCGGACATCTCCATCTGGTTCTCCGCCCTGGAACCGGGCAGCAGCCAGTGGTCCGAGCCGCAGCAGCTCTCCGACGATTCCACCCGGTCCGAGCAGAACCCCATCTTGTTCACCAACACCGACGGTGCGCTCTGGCTGCTCTACACCGCGCAGAAGGCGGGCAACCAGGACACCGCCGAGGTCCGCCGTCGTATTTCCACGGACAGCGGACGCACCTGGGGCGAGGTGGAGACGCTCTTCCCCGCCAACGAAACCGGCGGCGTGTTCGTCCGCCAGTTGCCCGTCGTCCTGCCCTCCGGCCGCCTGATCGTCCCGATCTTCCGCTGCATCACCACGCCGGGGGAGAAGTGGGTGGGCAACAGCGATGACAGCGCCGTGATGATCTCCGACGACGCCGGGGCCACCTGGACCGAGCACGTCCTGCCCGGCAGCCTGGGCTGCGTCCACATGAACATCCAGCCCGTTGCCGACGGCTCGCTGCTGGCCCTGTTCCGCAGCCGCTGGGCCGACGCCATCTACGAATCCCGCTCCACGGACGACGGCTCCACCTGGAGCGAGCCCGTCCCCACGGAGTTGCCCAACAACAACTCCTCCATCCAGTTCACCGCGCTCGCCGACGGCCGCCTGGCCCTGGTGTACAACCACAGCCGGGCGCAGGAGAACACCGAACGGCGCCTGTCCCTGTACGACGAGATCGACGACGACGGACTGGCCGAGGAACAGGGCCAGCTGGCCGAGCCGGATGCTGCTGCCGTTGCCGACGACGGTTCCCGGAAGGCGTTCTGGGGCACGCCGCGCTCGCCGATGACCCTGGCCATTTCCGAGGACTCGGGCCGCACGTGGCCGATCCGGCGAAACCTGGATGTGGGGGACGGGTACTGCCTGTCCAACAACTCCCGCGACGGGTTGAACCGCGAATACTCCTACCCGTCCATCCACCAGGGCCCGGACGGTTCCCTGAACATCGCCTATACGTACTTCCGGCAGGCCATCAAGTTCGTGCGCGTGGACCCGCAATGGGCGTATGAGGGCACGCAGACGCCGGGCGGCCTGGAGGACGGCTCCATCAATGACTGACCTGGCTGCCGGTGCACAGAAGCACGCGGTTGTTACCGGTACGAGCTCTGGAATCGGCAAGGCGATAGCCCAGCATCTGCTCGCCGACGGGTGGGCCGTGACGGGGCTGAGCCGCAGCGAGTCATCCCTGGCCGGGAAGTTTGAGTGGCTGCAGGCTGACCTGTCGGAGCCGGAATCCCTGGCGGCTGCCGTCTCCGGGCTGGCGCCGGCCGACGCCCTGGTGCACGCCGCAGGGTTCCAGCGGACGGCGCACCTCGGCTCCCTTGATCCGTCCGC
Encoded here:
- a CDS encoding HpcH/HpaI aldolase family protein, whose amino-acid sequence is MTSELATEFARKIRAREQAVGYWAVLDAPVATERIGRLGYDYVALDAQHGLLGYSGVLNGLMAIDAGHAAVGMVRVEANDFTAIGKALDAGAVGVIVPLINNADDAAAAVAAAKYPPLGGRSYGPMRSALRIGPKPADANATTLVFAMIETPEGLANVKEICATPGLDGIYVGPSDLAIAVGGAFPGDPAVDAEFNAALETIAEAAASAGIAAGIHTPAGSVAAQRLAQGYTFATIASDLTHLEQIAKSHLDAATKKD
- a CDS encoding sialidase family protein, translating into MQDTTTDAYSTITPDGAVKRADGADFAYLPAPTVQSHAANLLTLPDGRLGCVWFGGTQEGVPDISIWFSALEPGSSQWSEPQQLSDDSTRSEQNPILFTNTDGALWLLYTAQKAGNQDTAEVRRRISTDSGRTWGEVETLFPANETGGVFVRQLPVVLPSGRLIVPIFRCITTPGEKWVGNSDDSAVMISDDAGATWTEHVLPGSLGCVHMNIQPVADGSLLALFRSRWADAIYESRSTDDGSTWSEPVPTELPNNNSSIQFTALADGRLALVYNHSRAQENTERRLSLYDEIDDDGLAEEQGQLAEPDAAAVADDGSRKAFWGTPRSPMTLAISEDSGRTWPIRRNLDVGDGYCLSNNSRDGLNREYSYPSIHQGPDGSLNIAYTYFRQAIKFVRVDPQWAYEGTQTPGGLEDGSIND